From Martelella sp. AD-3, a single genomic window includes:
- a CDS encoding Rid family hydrolase: protein MTKVLKIKTGSKFEEHGSYSRLVAVDNWIFVSNTAGRNPETKVIPEDVRAQTEQVFANIGAALAAAGSGLEDVVASRVFIQNPADTETVMTIVGEKFRGVDPASTVTCPPLGSTVYKVEIEVTAYRGAGAAETERKRISL, encoded by the coding sequence ATGACCAAAGTTCTGAAAATCAAGACCGGCTCGAAATTCGAGGAGCATGGCAGCTATTCGCGGCTGGTGGCCGTCGACAACTGGATCTTCGTGTCCAACACCGCCGGCCGCAATCCCGAGACCAAGGTGATACCCGAGGATGTCAGGGCGCAGACCGAACAGGTCTTCGCCAATATCGGCGCGGCGCTGGCCGCCGCCGGTTCCGGGCTTGAGGATGTCGTCGCCTCCCGGGTCTTCATCCAGAACCCGGCCGACACGGAGACGGTCATGACCATTGTCGGCGAGAAATTCCGCGGCGTCGACCCGGCCTCCACGGTCACATGTCCGCCGCTCGGCTCGACCGTCTACAAGGTCGAGATCGAGGTGACGGCCTATCGCGGCGCGGGCGCGGCCGAAACCGAGCGCAAGCGGATTTCGCTCTGA